Proteins from a genomic interval of Trifolium pratense cultivar HEN17-A07 linkage group LG6, ARS_RC_1.1, whole genome shotgun sequence:
- the LOC123892573 gene encoding pentatricopeptide repeat-containing protein At1g09900-like, producing the protein MVPPIPICSQFFQPHTLITIPFFNNNTISSIKQINPSILTTHSFSVTNSSIKKTTNNLVDFKDKTTTFPIKNLVQNITSLSSSKTKIEMLQILEKNASEFQTISDFNNLLMALWIAQKSELCATMFTKLSSFHLVPDSCTYSIMIRCHCQKNEVEEAKRVLFTVLENGFVPDSTTITVLINSLCKRGKVKKAMEVFEFMERKGLKISVQQHNCLLKGLSYVGKIEEALEILMNMKKTNFGVDVYSYTAVMNGLCKVGRSDDAMDLLNEVVEIGLIPNVVTFNILIQGYSIEGRPMEGVGVLKMMKKYECVPDYISYNTVLHGLLKWNEIDEAFEVYKEMVEIGFDVDFRMMRTLVRRLCKRSWKEKGLLEDAYEVFEKMKERVLVVDKRTIEVMVEACCRGEKFDEALMNLNDMVRWGYSVKAIAFEKVIVGLCGQGRVDEAVSTLFLLHANGGIGDLVSYDVLVNELNAHGRVFCASVLFGFALKQGVVLVPNKELQVEKWS; encoded by the coding sequence ATGGTTCCTCCAATTCCCATATGCTCTCAATTTTTTCAACCTCATACACTAATCACTATCCCCTTTTTCAATAACAATACCATTAGTAGTATCAAACAAATTAATCCATCAATTCTAACTACACACTCTTTCTCTGTCACCAATTCCtccataaaaaaaacaacaaacaacCTCGTTGATTTTAAGGACAAAACAACTACGTTTCCAATCAAAAATCTTGTCCAAAACATTACATCATTATCCTCCTCCAAAACCAAAATTGAAATGCTACAAATTCTAGAGAAAAATGCTTCTGAATTTCAAACCATATCAGATTTCAATAACCTTCTCATGGCTCTATGGATTGCACAAAAATCAGAACTTTGTGCAACAATGTTCACAAAGTTGTCATCTTTTCATCTTGTGCCTGATTCTTGCACTTACTCAATCATGATAAGGTGTCACTGTCAGAAAAATGAAGTGGAAGAAGCAAAAAGAGTTCTTTTTACTGTTCTTGAAAATGGGTTTGTACCAGATTCTACAACCATAACTGTTCTCATAAATTCCCTTTGCAAAAGAGGGAAAGTAAAGAAAGCTATGGAGGTTTTTGAGTTCATGGAGAGAAAGGGTTTGAAGATTAGTGTTCAACAACATAATTGTTTGTTAAAAGGGTTGTCTTATGTGGGAAAAATTGAAGAAGCACTTGAAATTTtgatgaatatgaagaaaacaaattttgggGTTGATGTTTATTCTTATACTGCTGTTATGAATGGATTATGCAAAGTCGGTCGTTCGGATGATGCGATGGATTTGTTGAATGAAGTTGTTGAAATTGGATTGATACCTAATGTGGTTACTTTCAATATATTGATTCAAGGGTATTCTATAGAAGGGAGACCAATGGAAGGTGTCGGTgttttgaagatgatgaagaagtaTGAATGTGTTCCTGATTATATTAGTTATAATACTGTTTTACATGGATTGTTAAAGTGGAATGAAATTGATGAAGCATTTGAGGTTTATAAGGAAATGGTGGAGATTGGATTTGATGTGGATTTCAGGATGATGAGGACATTGGTGAGACGTTTGTGTAAAAGATCATGGAAGGAAAAAGGGTTGCTTGAGGATGCATATGAAgtgtttgagaaaatgaaagagAGGGTTTTAGTGGTTGATAAAAGGACAATTGAGGTGATGGTTGAGGCATGTTGTAGGGGGGAGAAGTTTGATGAGGCTTTGATGAATTTGAATGATATGGTTAGGTGGGGATATTCTGTTAAGGCAATTGCATTTGAGAAAGTTATTGTAGGACTTTGTGGTCAGGGTAGAGTGGATGAGGCAGTGTCAACTTTGTTTCTTTTGCATGCAAATGGAGGAATTGGTGATTTAGTTTCTTATGATGTATTGGTTAATGAACTTAATGCACATGGGAGAGTGTTTTGTGCTTccgttttgtttggttttgcaTTGAAGCAAGGTGTTGTTCTTGTTCCCAATAAGGAGCTGCAAGTTGAGAAATGGAGTTAA
- the LOC123893049 gene encoding CDK-activating kinase assembly factor MAT1-like, with product MVITSTNPHYKEIAIRKRIASIFNKREDDFPSLKEYNDYLEEVEDMTFNLIEGIDLAAIEARIAKYQEENAEQIMINRARKAEELAAAMAASKGQPAQTDNDDASQNSQAGFGAVPQGQYAPTVAGGQPRPTGMGPQPLPLGGGDAGYVVENEETLRRRARAGGWSIEISKKRALEEAFGSIWIS from the exons ATGGTGATCACTAGTACCAATCCGCACTATAAGGAGATAGCCATCAGGAAGAGGATTGCTAGCAT ATTCAATAAACGTGAAGATGATTTTCCATCTTTGAAAGAGTACAACGATTATTTGGAGGAAGTAGAAGACATGA CGTTTAACTTGATTGAAGGAATTGATCTTGCGGCTATTGAAGCTAGGATTGCTAAATACCAAGAAGAAAATGCAGAACAAATAATGATTAATCGAGCCCGAAAG GCTGAAGAATTAGCTGCAGCTATGGCAGCAAGCAAGGGACAACCTGCCCAAACTGATAATGAT GATGCAAGCCAAAATTCCCAAGCTGGATTTGGTGCTGTCCCTCAGGGGCAATATGCACCTACAGTTGCAGGAGGACAGCCTAGACCCACAGGCATGGGACCACAACCTTTACCGCTTGGAGGCGGTGATGCCGGCTACGTAGTTGAGAACGAGGAAACATTGAGGCGACGAGCAAGGGCTGGAGGATGGAGTATAGAAATAAGCAAGAAGAGGGCACTTGAAGAAGCTTTTGGAAGCATTTGGATTTCTTAG
- the LOC123893161 gene encoding elongation factor P-like, giving the protein MMAGSATLKLSLSHFSSSTSSLRKSSSSFPSNFRIPNPPSSNPNFFKVYSLSSNDIKVGSNVEVDGSPCRVIEFLHVKPGKGAAFIRTKLKNYLTGNTVDKTFRAGSSIDEADIVKETKQFTYKDGVQYVFMDLSTYEETRLNESDVGDKIKWLKEGMDCNLLLWNGKVIDVDLPITVKLKVVQADAGLKGDTAQGGGSKTVTLDTGAVVNVPLFVSEGEEILVDTRSGQYMSRA; this is encoded by the exons ATGATGGCGGGAAGCGCAACCTTGAAGCTCAGTCTCtcacatttttcttcttcaacttcaTCTCTACGCAAatcctcttcttctttcccatcCAACTTTCGAATTCCAAACCCTCCTTCTTCTAATCCCAATTTCTTCA AGGTTTATTCACTTTCTAGTAATGACATTAAAGTCGGTTCCAATGTCGAAGTTGATGGTTCACCTTGTCGTGTAATAG agTTTCTTCATGTGAAACCTGGAAAAGGGGCGGCATTTATAAGGACCAAACTCAAGAATTATCTTACAGGAAATACTGTTGATAAGACCTTCAGAGCTGGAAGTTCG ATTGATGAAGCAGATATAGTCAAGGAAACAAAACAGTTCACATATAAAGATGGTGTTCAGTATGTCTTCATGGACTTG AGTACATACGAGGAGACTCGTCTGAATGAATCAGATGTTGGGGACAAAATTAAGTGGCTGAAAGAGGGAATGGACTGCAATTTGCTGTTATGGAATGGAAAA GTTATTGATGTTGATCTCCCTATAACAGTCAAGCTTAAGGTAGTCCAAGCAGATGCCGGACTTAAGGGTGACACAGCCCAAG GTGGAGGATCAAAGACAGTAACTCTTGACACCGGTGCTGTTGTCAATGTTCCGCTTTTTGTAAGTGAAGGTGAAGAAATACTGGTTGATACAAGATCTGGGCAGTACATGAGCCGTGCTTAA
- the LOC123891930 gene encoding B3 domain-containing protein Os07g0679700-like, translating into MKVRDVYESLSNRPKLSMTLNAPLGISNSFGNSNSVVGEKQSSKTSTPNLSELEKNLSMASSIHVARQSPIRRRRKHISPRNLPKITDQELQQLSGDLNSKIVPLFEKTLTSSDVCRLGRMVLPKPCVETYFPPISQPGGIYLHIEDVKGKKLMFRFRFWPNNNSRIYVLEGVLPWIQSMQLQAGDFVTFSRMDPEERLIIGFRKASISSIEVHDITMSKGKKREEMHLPKELVPKKKRKCDIGSKSKRQVLDNQDALMLKLTWQEAQHFLHPPPTVNSNIVVIEDHVFEEYEEPPIIAKRGIFINGMNEQWIQCDKCSKWRKLEFLVQCNCVNKSCS; encoded by the exons ATGAAAGTTAGAGATGTATATGAATCATTGTCTAATAGGCCAAAGTTGAGTATGACCCTTAATGCTCCTTTAGGAATTTCAAATTCCTTTGGTAATAGTAATAGTGTTGTTGGTGAAAAGCAAAGTAGTAAAACTTCAACTCCAAATCTATCAGAGTTAGAGAAAAATTTGTCCATGGCATCTTCCATTCATGTTGCACGACAATCACCTATAAGACGACGAAGGAAACACATATCTCCGCGTAATTTGCCTAAGATTACTGATCAAGAATTGCAGCAATTATCTGGAGA TTTAAATTCCAAAATTGTGCCATTATTTGAGAAGACACTGACTTCCAGTGATGTTTGTCGACTCGGTCGCATGGTTCTTCCGAAACCATGTGTTGAA ACATATTTTCCTCCTATTTCTCAACCAGGGGGTATTTACTTACATATTGAAGATGTGAAAGGGAAGAAATTGATGTTTAGGTTTAGATTTTGGCCAAATAATAACAGCAGGATATATGTTTTAGAAGGTGTACTTCCTTGGATTCAGTCTATGCAATTGCAAGCTGGAGATTTTG tAACATTTAGCAGGATGGACCCCGAGGAGAGACTGATAATAGGGTTTCGAAAGGCGTCAATTTCTTCTATAGAG GTGCATGACATTACTATGTCTAAGGGCAAGAAAAGAGAGGAAATGCATCTGCCAAAAGAGCTGGTTCctaagaagaaaagaaaatgtgaCATTGGATCAAAAAGCAAGAGGCAGGTTCTTGATAACCAAGATGCATTGATGCTGAAACTTACTTGGCAAGAGGCTCAACATTTTCTTCATCCACCCCCTACAGTTAATTCAAACATTGTAGTGATTGAGGATCATGTTTTTGAAGAATATGAA GAACCTCCTATCATTGCAAAGAGAGGTATATTCATAAATGG AATGAATGAGCAATGGATACAGTGTGATAAGTGCTCAAAATGGAGGAAGTTGGAATTTCTGGTGCAATGCAATTGTGTTAACAAATCTTGTTCTTAA
- the LOC123889696 gene encoding probable serine/threonine-protein kinase PBL1 — translation MGCFTVLKSKKKKSDSFAYVKRINHNDHAPSVLPEPQTHTRSLQSAPPSFRTRVKPVQPVNKATNNRIRALSAPSTLDAADQDALTSIEYEEQEESKYRGGGSMKEQRSSSPQPLPLPSPQGGSSLKAIGSFKLGTASVPLHASGPLPLPPTGSLRNFPYEEVAAACHNFSSDRCVSECLSSTIYKAYFGDDPSSAKKFEATVTRLHPSSQGLKDFINEVNTLATLQHPNLCKLLGFHARDGSEHRMLVYERLYHGSLDRLLYGRSDGPSIDWNTRMKIAMCAAQGLTFLHEEGPFQAMYNEFSTANIQIDKDFSAKLSGYGCVGHIPEEEISSSSSAVGNLSMETLEKGMLTPKSNVWSFGIFLLELLTGRKNLDSRHPKEERNLVKWSRPFLADDYRLSLIMDPQLKGRFPSKAARTIADIAQRCLQKEPSDRPTMRIVVEHLKTIQDLKYSCRFPLQEPAPLSGKEMSRSPSLNGIVCPAPRLSFSPSQPSVAPLSVSPPRWSGVPVLPPRVCSSMEELDRQESRKSSSASRRASVEGY, via the exons ATGGGGTGTTTCACTGTATTgaagagcaagaagaagaagtCTGATTCGTTTGCCTATgtaaaacgcataaaccataaTGATCATGCGCCTTCAGTACTTCCTGAACCTCAAACTCATACTCGTTCACTACAGTCTGCACCTCCTAGTTTTAGGACAAGAGTGAAACCCGTTCAACCTGTTAATAAAGCCACTAACAATAGAATACGGGCATTATCTGCTCCTTCAACTCTTGATGCAGCCGATCAAGATGCTTTAACCTCAATTGAGTATGAGGAACAAGAAGAGTCAAAATACCGAGGAGGAGGATCAATGAAGGAGCAGCGTTCTTCTAGTCCACAACCTTTACCGCTACCATCTCCTCAGGGAGGTAGTTCACTGAAGGCTATTGGCAGCTTTAAGTTGGGGACTGCTAGTGTTCCTCTACATGCTTCTGGACCTTTGCCACTTCCACCAACTGGTTCACTTCGGAACTTTCCGTATGAGGAAGTTGCTGCTGCTTGCCACAATTTCTCTTCTGATCGATGCGTGTCAGAATGTCTTTCGTCTACAATATACAAAGCTTACTTTGGTGATGATCCTTCAAGTGCAAAGAAGTTTGAAGCCACTGTCACACGCCTTCACCCATCATCTCAG GGCTTGAAGGATTTCATTAACGAGGTCAATACTCTTGCAACTTTGCAACATCCAAACCTCTGTAAACTGCTAGGATTTCATGCTCGTGATGGTTCAGAACATAGAATGTTGGTCTATGAGAGGCTATACCATGGAAGCTTGGACCGCCTGTTGTATGGTAGATCTGATGGACCATCCATTGATTGGAATACAAGAATGAAAATTGCAATGTGTGCTGCACAGGGTCTTACTTTCTTGCATGAAGAAGGGCCTTTTCAG GCAATGTATAATGAATTCTCGACAGCCAACATACAGATTGACAAAGATTTCAGTGCCAAGCTTTCCGGATATGGTTGTGTCGGACATATTCCTGAGGAAGAGATTTCCAGCAGTTCATCT GCTGTTGGAAACCTATCAATGGAGACACTGGAGAAAGGAATGCTGACCCCAAAGAGCAACGTATGGAGCTTTGGAATTTTTCTTCTGGAGTTACTTACTGGAAGAAAGAATCTTGATAGCCGTCACCCTAAGGAAGAACGGAATTTAGTCAAATGGAGTAGGCCTTTCCTAGCTGATGATTATCGTTTATCATTGATCATGGACCCTCAACTTAAAGGTCGATTTCCTTCCAAAGCTGCAAGAACAATAGCTGACATTGCACAAAGATGCCTACAAAAGGAGCCATCAGAtagacccaccatgagaatcgttGTTGAGCATCTCAAAACAATACAGGATTTGAAATACTCTTGCAGGTTCCCACTCCAAGAACCAGCACCATTATCCGGAAAAGAAATGTCAAGATCACCAAGTCTTAATGGTATCGTCTGCCCTGCGCCAAGGTTGAGTTTTTCTCCATCACAGCCGTCCGTAGCTCCGCTATCTGTTTCGCCTCCAAGATGGTCCGGTGTGCCTGTCCTTCCACCTCGAGTTTGTTCTTCTATGGAAGAACTCGATAGGCAAGAGAGCCGTAAGTCATCTTCCGCCTCTAGGAGGGCTAGTGTTGAAGGATATTGA